The genomic interval TGCCTTTCGCTACAGCGGTAATATTTCCGCCAGCTACAGCTTCAGAAAAAGCCCAATAAATCATTCTGTTTGTTGCGTAAGAAGGATCTAGACAAATACCTAATAAACCTCCTTGATCTGCAGGATTAACAGCTGGAACACCAGTTAAAGCATTTCCAATTACTCCAGCTTGTGTAACAATTTTTATATTGCCTGCTTTTTCAGTAACCAAAAGACGTCCGTCTGGAAGATAAGCAACTCCCCAAGGAGCGCTTAAACCGTTGGTGATAACTTTAGATTCAATTTCTGTAGTAGTTTGAATGCTTCCAGCACGAGTTTGTCCAGCAAATGCAGGCTGGTATGTAGTGTTTGCAGTGCCTGTTTCTACAGGAGGTCCAGTTGGTCCTGTGTTGGCGCTGTCATCATTGTCATTGTTGGAACAGCTGCCTAAGACGAGCAGACCAGCAAGAAGAAATATACTTTTTTGAATTATCATAATGCTTTCATTTTTAATGGTTAAAAAATAATTTTTGCATTATCGAACAAATCGAAAGTGAAGATTGTATTTAGAGATTCATTAAAATGAAATGGTCAGCTTCAAACAAATTCTCTCTATTTTCAATTAAGATTGCCTAAATGTTATTCCTTTTTCTATGAAAAAATAATTTCATTTCATAAAAGAAATTAAATTTCTTTTGGAAGCATTTAGTGGGACATGCTCAATTTTAACGGAAAATTGTTACAAAATATTGCCACTAAAAATGAGATAATTTCTTTTTTAAAGTAAATTTAATATTGAAAGTAAAAGTGTAAGTAACGTTGAACGCTTGTTTTTAAAGGCATTTTTATAAACTTTTTAGCTTTTTCATAAAAACAGGAAAAACTTCATTTAATTCTTCAAAAAGTGGGTTTTTACGATTTTTTAATTTGATTTCGCTGAATAATTTTAGTCCCAAAGCAAATTGAATGGCTTCTGATTCATTCGCAAAAATGTTTTTGTCTTTGATTCTATCTATTATTCCGAAAATTTCGTCGTGATTATCAAATTCAATTCCTAATTCTTTTGCAGGCTCAGTTTCGCCGTTTGCATATTCTTTTAGACTTAAAGTCAGATAATATTTGTTTGATCTTTTTTCCATGATATTTTTAATTCTAATTTATTTCAGCCATTTATCGACTACGATTTTAAAGGCTTCTTTATATTGTTCGCCAACTGTAATTTCAATTTTATCAATAAAAATCGAGTTTTTACTAATGGCGCTAATTTTGTCGAGAGAAACAATGAAGGAACGATGAACACGCATGAATTTTGATGCTGGAAGTTTTTCTTCTAAAGCTTTTAAAGAAATTAGAGACAATAAAGCTTTTTGAGAATCTTCTAAATGTACTTTTACATAATCTTTCAAGCTTTCTATGTAACAGATATCTTTTAATGAAATTCTTACCCATTGATATTCTACTTTTAGAAAGATAAACTCGTCGTCTAAAGTAACGGTTTGAAATTGATTATTTGATTCTTCATGCAATTGCAGAACTTTGCTAGAAGCACGCAGGAATTCTTCGTAACTAAATGGTTTTAAAAGATAATCAACCGCATTTACTTTATATCCTTCAATCGCATAATGATTGTAAGCTGTTGTAAAAATAATTTTAGGCAAAGGTCCAGCTTGATCTTGAATTAATCTTGCCAATTCCATTCCGGTTAAATTGGGCATATTAATGTCTAAGAAGACAACATCTGGTTTTGTTTCGCGAATAATTCCCATAGCTTCTACAGCATTATCGCAAGTGGCGGTTAATTCTAAAAATGGAGTTTGTTCTATAAAAGTTTCTACCAATTTTAAAGCCAATGGTTCATCATCTACTGCTATGCATTTTAGTACTGTCATTGCTCTAAATTTATTTTTAGTTTAATTTTATATGTTCCGTGATCGGTAACTCCAAAAGTGATAAAATGATGATTCGGATAAATTAGCTGTAATCTTCGTTTTGTATTCGTTAAACCAATTCCTCCTACATCCGAAACTGATGTTTTTTCGAAAAAAGTATTCTCTACTTCAAATTCCAGATTGCTTTCATTCTGCGTTAGTTTAATATGAATTTCACTTTTGTCAGTTGCATGAACACCGTGTTTAAAAGCATTTTCTACTAAAGGTAATAATAACATCGGAACAATTGGATAATCATGTATTTTTTCGGGAATGTCCGTTGTGATGGTCAATTTACTGTTGGCACGAAGTTTCATTAAAGCGATAAAATCTCTCATGAATTCAGCTTCTTTTAGTAAAGTTGTTTTTTCTTCGGTACTATAAAGTAAATAACGCATCATTCGGCTTAAAGTATGCAAAGCGTTTCGAGAATCTTCAATATCGGTGTAAGTAAGCGAATAAATACTATTTAAAGAATTAAAGAAGAAATGCGGATTAATTTGCGCTTTTAACATCGCTAATTCTGCCATCGTTTTGTCTTGCTCTAATTTTTGCTTGTGTTGCGCCGCTTTCTGCCAATGTTGTAGCATAGCCCAGCTTGTACTTATTCCTAAAACTAATAATGTTAGTGTAAAAACGTAATTGTCAAAATAAGGATTTTTATATTTTTTGAAACCAATAGCTTTGCTAATCTGATTATGAAGATCTGTTTGAGAAGTATAAAAATAAGCGACTAATTGTAAGGTGAAAATGGCAAGAAATGCCCAAAGTAGATACAAAGAAGTATTGTCATTAATAATTGTTTTTGGCACTACAATTTTTGCTGTAGAATAAAAAACGGCAATTAATAAA from Flavobacterium sp. YJ01 carries:
- a CDS encoding DUF3861 domain-containing protein: MEKRSNKYYLTLSLKEYANGETEPAKELGIEFDNHDEIFGIIDRIKDKNIFANESEAIQFALGLKLFSEIKLKNRKNPLFEELNEVFPVFMKKLKSL
- a CDS encoding LytTR family DNA-binding domain-containing protein, with product MTVLKCIAVDDEPLALKLVETFIEQTPFLELTATCDNAVEAMGIIRETKPDVVFLDINMPNLTGMELARLIQDQAGPLPKIIFTTAYNHYAIEGYKVNAVDYLLKPFSYEEFLRASSKVLQLHEESNNQFQTVTLDDEFIFLKVEYQWVRISLKDICYIESLKDYVKVHLEDSQKALLSLISLKALEEKLPASKFMRVHRSFIVSLDKISAISKNSIFIDKIEITVGEQYKEAFKIVVDKWLK
- a CDS encoding histidine kinase; amino-acid sequence: MSPNFFRPYLFTGLHILGWFLLGYLMLFYIPLTWNVVLPSAFWLWQSIVLFLLIAVFYSTAKIVVPKTIINDNTSLYLLWAFLAIFTLQLVAYFYTSQTDLHNQISKAIGFKKYKNPYFDNYVFTLTLLVLGISTSWAMLQHWQKAAQHKQKLEQDKTMAELAMLKAQINPHFFFNSLNSIYSLTYTDIEDSRNALHTLSRMMRYLLYSTEEKTTLLKEAEFMRDFIALMKLRANSKLTITTDIPEKIHDYPIVPMLLLPLVENAFKHGVHATDKSEIHIKLTQNESNLEFEVENTFFEKTSVSDVGGIGLTNTKRRLQLIYPNHHFITFGVTDHGTYKIKLKINLEQ